One window of the Sphaerochaeta associata genome contains the following:
- a CDS encoding Fic family protein: protein MKYLSVVETAKKWNMPERTVRNYCAEGKIPGAFLTGKTWNIPVDAVKPGRINAVAAKPKSLLDSLKAEQAAKTSGGIYHKVQVDLTYNSNHIEGSRLTHEQTRYIFETNTIGFSTGSINVDDIVETANHFKCIDMILERAKYALSESFIKELHRSLKNGTSDSRRNWFVVGGYKRLPNEVGGRETTSPERVSAEMRALLETYNAIQEKTLDDIITFHVRFETIHPFQDGNGRIGRLIMFKECLGNDIVPFIIDDAMKMFYYRGLQEWNSEKGYLRDTILAAQDDFKKYLDYFRIAY from the coding sequence ATGAAGTATCTATCGGTAGTTGAAACTGCGAAGAAATGGAATATGCCAGAGCGCACTGTGCGTAACTACTGCGCAGAGGGTAAGATTCCTGGAGCATTTCTTACCGGAAAAACATGGAATATTCCAGTTGATGCCGTGAAGCCCGGCAGGATTAATGCCGTTGCAGCCAAACCAAAGTCGCTGCTGGATAGTCTTAAGGCTGAGCAAGCCGCCAAAACATCAGGTGGTATCTACCACAAGGTGCAGGTTGACCTTACGTATAACTCAAACCACATCGAAGGAAGCCGCCTGACCCACGAACAGACCCGTTATATTTTCGAAACGAACACCATCGGCTTTTCTACAGGATCCATCAATGTAGACGACATCGTGGAGACTGCCAACCATTTCAAGTGTATCGATATGATACTAGAGAGAGCAAAATATGCTCTATCTGAGAGTTTTATCAAGGAACTTCACCGTAGTCTGAAAAACGGCACCAGCGACTCTCGGCGAAACTGGTTCGTAGTGGGTGGCTACAAGCGTTTGCCCAATGAGGTTGGTGGCAGAGAAACTACCTCTCCTGAAAGAGTATCGGCAGAAATGCGTGCACTTTTGGAAACATACAATGCCATACAAGAGAAAACACTGGATGACATTATCACTTTCCATGTACGCTTTGAAACCATCCATCCGTTCCAGGATGGGAACGGTCGCATCGGTCGGCTGATCATGTTCAAGGAATGTCTGGGAAATGACATCGTGCCGTTTATCATTGATGATGCGATGAAGATGTTCTATTATCGCGGTCTGCAAGAGTGGAACAGCGAAAAGGGGTATCTCAGAGACACAATCCTTGCAGCTCAGGATGATTTTAAGAAATACCTGGACTATTTCAGAATTGCGTATTGA